GGTGAAGGCTGGAAAAAAATTCGAAAAACTGGCACAAAATACCATCGAGGAGCGCGTCTCGGCTTCACTTGCGCCGGCAAACGGCGTCATTTACCTGCGCAGCTACAAAGCGCTTTATGCCATTGCGCAAAAATAGCCGCGGCCTGATTGTGAGAGCCGGACGATTACCTCGCGCAAGATGACGAGTACCAAAGCGACGGCAACGATTGCGATCATGTAAGCGTTGACAAAGTAGTTGACTCTTATGCAGCACAGCGCTATATTTCACCGGAAAAATCAAAGGAGCGGCGGAAGTATCGCCGGCGAATCACGCGCAGGAGAGAGAACGACATTAAAATCATCCCCAACGATATATGCCGGAGTGAGGAAAGTATCTTGGGCAAAGCCCTGGGGAAAGAGGGTTAATATCAGGACGACAAAGTAAGTAACCATTTGCCGAATGAAAATGGACTTTGGAGTCTTCCCCGTGCAATTGTCCGATTATTTGTCGGAGAATTTGATCTTTCTCGATCTTGACGCCGATGACAAATATCACGCGTTCAAGACCATGGTCGCAAGGATGGCGAAGCAAAACGTCATCGCCGAGCCGGCCACCTTCTTGAACGAAGTCATCGCAAGAGAGAATATTGAGCCTACTTGCATCGGGAGAGGGATAGCGCTGCCACACACGCGCACCCTGTGCGTCAAAAAACCAATTATCGCGTTTGCGCGTACCAACCAAAGCATCTCGTTCACCCAAACGCGCAATGACGGCGTGCAGCTTATTTTTATGATGGGCACGCCAAAAGACGAAGTCAATCAGTATTTACAAATTCTCGCGCGACTATGCCGCCTGCTGCGTCGCAGCGAATTTCGCGATAAACTCCTCACCGCCTCCTCCCCAAAAGAAATCCTAAAACTGTTCGACGAATTCGATACACCTCTCAATTAAACCTTCTTTCTCACGCAATCGGCATGGCAATCGCGCGCACGACAACGGCAGCCGCAAGAGGTGAGCGAGGCTGAAATCTTTTTATTGTCATACCCATGAGCACGATAATTTACAAAATCGCCGTTGTTACCTTGAGCGATCGCGCCGCCAGCGGCGTGCGTGCGGATGAAAGCGGCCGCATTATTTGTGACATGCTCGCGCAAGCCGGTTTGCCCGTTTTCGAGCTAACCGTGCTGGCGGATGAGGCCGCGCAACTCGTGGAGAAACTGATTCATTTGACTGACGATGAGCAGGCCGATTTGATTTTAACGACCGGCGGCACCGGGCTGGGCAGTCGCGATGTCACACCGGATGCGACGCTTGCCGTCATCGATCAACGCGTGCCCGGCATTGAAGAAGCCATGCGCGCCGCCAGCCTGGCAAAAACACCCTACGCCATGCTCTCCCGCGCTGTAGCCGGTGTGCGCGGCCGCACGCTGATTATCAACCTTCCCGGCAGCCCCAAAGGCGCACGGGAGAATTTGGAAGTCGTGCTGCCGGTTTTGCCGCATGCCTTGAAATTGCTGCGCGAGGGCCAGGTGCGCGACGACGAACATCAATTTAATCATTAAATGGAGAGGCTGTTGCCGCCGCCTGCTGATCACAACTATTCGCCTTCTTCCGATAACCCCCCTTCCCGCTGGGCGCAGTGGCGCGAGCATTTGCAGCATCCCGATCAGCGCTGGAAATGGTATATCTTCCTCGGTGTGCTGATCTATCTCATTCTCATCAGCCAGCTCATTCGCGTCCGTCCCGATCATTTATTTTTTGCGTTGGTGGTATTTGCGTTCGTACTCGGCAAGGAACGCGCCAAGCGTTTTCTCATCGATTGGCTGCCGTTCATTTTATTCTGGGTGGCATATGACATGATGCGCGGCATTGCCGACACGGTGCGCGGCACGATTCACGTCGTCGAGCCGTATCGCCTCGAACACTGGTTTTTCGGGTGGCTGCCGGGCGTGGAGATGCCGCCATTCGATATTCAAAAATTGCGTTTTGATGCGGATTTGCGCTGGCTGAAAGCGGCGATCGACTTGCTCACCGGGAATTTCTACATCATGCACTTTGCCCTGCCGCTGGTGCTCGGCTGGATTTTCTGGCATACCACCAACGATCGCCCGATGTTCTATAAATTCGTCTATACCCTTGCCACACTCAATTTACTGGCGCTCACCACCTTCATGCTTTATCCGGCGGCGCCGCCGTGGTACGTGTACAATTACGGCTTCGGCCAGCCTGAACCGAATTCCAGTTTTTGGGGAACCAGCGCCGGGCGCATGATCGATATCGACCGCCTTCTCGGCGTGAAGTTCTTCACGACCTTGTGGGATTCGTTTAACGCCAATCACTTTGCCGCGATTCCGTCGTTGCACGGCGCCTATCCGATCGTGATAATTTTCTTCGCTTATAAAAAATTCCGGCGCTATCTTGGCTTGATGATGATTTATCCGCTGGGCGTGTGGTTTTCAGCGGTTTATTTGAATCAACATTATATCGTTGATTTGATCATCGGCGGGCTGTACATTTTCGTTGCCTATGCCATCGCCACGCGCGTGCTCTATCCCAAAATCTTTGCGCGCTTTGTCGAGCCTAAACCATCCGAACCAATTGGCGTTGAGAGGAGAACATCATGATACGATCCCGTATTATCAGCACCGGCCGCTACGTGCCGGAAAAAGTCATGACGAATGATGATATGACCAAGCTTGTGCCCACGAGTGATGAATGGATACGTGAACGCACCGGCATCCAACAACGGCATTTTGTCGATAAAGAAATCGGCGTATCCGATCTCGGCTACGAAGCGGCGAAGATCGCGCTCGACCGCGCCGGCTTGCAACCGGGCGATATTGATTTCATCATCTTTGCCACGCTCAGCCCGGATTATATGTTTCCCGGCTCGGGCTGCTTGTTGCAACGCAAGCTCGGCGTGCCCGGCATTGGCGCGCTCGATGTGCGCACACAATGCACCGGTTTCGTTTACGGCCTGTCGGTCGCCGATGCGTTCATTCGCGCGGGGCAATACCAACGCATCCTGCTGGTGGGCGCGGAAATACATTCGACGGGTTTGGAGTATAACGAGCGCGGGCGGCATATTGCCGTGCTGTTCGGCGATGGCGCAGGCGCCGTGGTGCTGGAGGCAAGCGAGAATGGACGCGGCCTGTTGTCGACGCATTTGCATGCTGACGGACGTTATGCGGAAGAACTCTGGGCAGAGAATCCCGGCAGCCGCAAAATTCCGCGTTTGTATGACGGCATACTCACCGATGGTTCTTGCTTTCCGCAAATGAACGGCCGCGAAGTGTTCAAGCATGCTATCACAAAATTCCCCAAAGTCATCTTGGAAGCTTTGGAGAAAAATCAACTCACGCTCGATCAAGTCGCGCTCGTCATTCCTCACCAGGCGAATTTGCGCATCACGGAAGCGGTGACCGAACGCCTGGGGCTGCCGCCGGAAAAAGTCTTCAGCAATATTCAACGCTACGGCAACACCACGGCAGCCTCGATTCCGATTGCGCTCGATGAAGCGCTGGAACAGGGCAAGATCAAGGAGAACGATATCGTGGTTTTGGCTTCATTCGGCAGCGGCTTTACCTGGGCGAGCGCTGCGATGCGGTGGTGATTTGAGGCAAGTAAGCCTCGCGGAGGGTCTATTTGTTTGGGAGAATTGCAGGAATCGAGCAGCACGGAGGATTTGTCATGGCAACTCAACCGAGGCTTATGATCGCGGCAGAAAGTTTCAGCACTATCAGTTCATCGAATCACTGGCAGAATAAATCTTGATCACTCCCGATGCGGTTCGCGTCGAGCAATTCGTGCGACAGAGCGACAGGACGTGGTTGTACTCCGAATATCAGAATCTTGATGATGTGGTGAAGCTGGAAAGCGTTGGTTGTGAGCTGGCGCTTCATGAGGTCTATGTGAAAACACCCAATACCCCGGCGCGAGAATAGGCTGCCACACGCGCATGCTCCACCGAGGAATTTAGATCAACAAAAGCGATAGTCCGAAATTATTCAGCCACGGCGGACCGTGGCTGAATAATTTTGTCAAATTCAATCGGCGAAAACGCTGTGCCGGAGTGACGGCAGAAATCTCGATCCCAATTCGCAGACGTTGATGCGATGGCCCTTTTATCTCTTCAGCCGTTTCTCGGGCAAGGTCTCATACATCACTCCCGCGACAATTACACCGGACAAGAAAGTCAAGCCCCCAACTACGGCAATGGCGGTTGTCATGTTAAAAAAGTCCGCGAGCGCGCCTACGGCATACCCTCCATCCCGCCACAAACGATAAACCCCGACTGCTGAAGCGCGCCATGACGGCGCTGCGACATCTGAAATCACCGCCAACAACGTGGGATAAACCAACGCCGTGCCCAACCCCAAGAGCGTCGCGCCGGCAAGCCATGTCGCATAACTCTTGCCGATGACAAACAAGCCTATGCCCACAGCTTGCACGAACATGCCGGCAACGATCATTCCCTTTCTTCCCCAACGATCACTAAGGACTCCGGTGGCAAGCTGGCTGATGCCCCATACTCCGGGATAAACCGCAGCAACAATGCCGATCTGAGCCAGCGACAAGCCTGCTCCGACAAGAAAAATGGGAATTAATCCCCACACCACGCCGTCATTGAGATTGTTGATCAAGCCGGCCTGGCTGGCTGAGAAAAGCGCGCGATCCTTCCAGCTTGTGAGCAGAAGGATTTCGGCAAAAGATGGTTTCTGTTCCTGGGGGAGATTGGCTGCAGCCAACTGCTCTTCCTGCTGAACATGAGCTTGCGTCTCGCGCACGAAAAAAATCGAAAACAGCAAGCTGAGCACCACAAAGATAACACCGGGTAAAACGGCGCCGGGCGCAAACCGTACGTTGCCGCCAAATAGCCGGTCGCCAAGGCCGTAAGCGAAACCGCAAGATAGCCGGCAAACTCGTTCAAACCCATCGCCAAGCCGCGTTGTTGCGGGCCCACTAAGTCAATCTTCATGATGATGGTGGTTGACCAGCATAGGCCTTGATTGATGCCCAGCAGGACATTCGCGAAAACGATCCAATTCCAACTTGGCGCAAAAATAATGAGCAGGGGAACCGGCAGGCCGATCAACCAGCCGAGTATGAGGATGGGCTTGCGGCCGTCGTGATCCGACCAACGGCCGGCCAGCAAATTGGCCAGCGCCTTGACAACGCCGAAGCTGACCAAAAAGGAGAGGACTAACGATTTTGAGACCAGCCCAAAATCTTTTTCAGCAATCAACGGAACAACCGTGCGCTCCAAGCCCACCAAGGCGCCAACAAAGCCGTTGATCAGGACCAACAGCGTGAATTGGCGCCAGTTTGCGCGCAGGCCGAGAGCAATGTTGTTATCGTGCATTACCGCAATCCCTTTTCCGTATGCTTACCGCACGGCCTGCGCATGAACCTCGGAAATCTGTCAGGCTTTGCCGACCTTTTTTACGGCGCACGTATTTAAACCGAAAAGCGCGTACAGCGGGCACCAGGACACCAGCGTGGTAAGCAGCGGAATCAATCCGATCAGGGACAGAAAACGCAGATTGCCGTCGAGCACAAAATAAAGGCTAAAGAAAACCAGCGCCAGAACCAGCCGCACGGCTTTGTCGAGGGAACCGACATTGGGCTTCATAAATGACCTCCGGTAATATTAAAAAAACTTTGAGAAAACCAGCTCCTGGCAAACGATTGCCGGCGCTACCAGCGTCCGGCAAGGAGCCGGAATCACAACAGTATTCAAAAAAGAATGACGGCGTGAAGCGCAAGTGTTCTTATCCAATTGGCAAAGCATTCGGCTCATGTACCGTCAGGTATTCTCGAAATTTTTGAATTGCCTCATGCTCGCGCGCGCCCAGGCGATACAAAAAGCCGTCGAAATAAGCATGCACTTCCGCCTGGGTGAGGCCAAGGCGTTTGCCATGAGTCTGCCCCAACCCGGGATGGCGTTGATCGGCGCTAATCGCGGCGCGTTCGAGTTCAGCGATCAACTCGGTACGATGTTGTTGTTCAATGCCGCGCTGAATCGCCCACACCGCGAAGACGAACGGCAGGCCGGTCCACTCGTGCCATTCATGGCCGAGATCATAAACATGTTGAAAGCCTGCCAGGCCGGACTGCGCACGCCGCAAAGCCTCGTCGCCAATGACGAGCGCGGCATCGAAGCGGCCGGCTTCTTGTGCTTGAAAAACGGTATGCAAACGCTCGAGCTGTGCCCTCACACCGTATTTGTGCTGCAGAATAACTCTGAGCAATTCAATTGAAGTCGAGGTATACGCGGTGACGCCGATATGCTTGCCTTCCAGCTCACGCCACTTGAAATTGGAGTATAAAATGACGCTGCGCGCGAGATCTTTTACCGCAATACCGTAATTCAGCATCTCATAGTCTTTTTCGACGCGAAAATAATCCATTAACGAAAGCGGGCCGCCTTCGATGAACTTGTGTTGCGCCAAACGCCCCATTTGATTGGGCGACATCGGCACTTGCTTGACGCGCAGCGGCTCGAACTCGCGATAAAATGGCACACAATTCAGATAAGGAATTTTGCCGATCGCATGTGGCGCGTGCACGGCGATGGGATTGTAGAGGATGTCGCGCTCCACCGGAATCTTTCCACCGCTGCGAATCAGGTTGATGATATGCTCTTTGGCCAGCGTTACCGGGCTGGTGGCATGGGCCGCGTGCGCAATGCGTTCTTCGCCCACCGTGCCATCCATGTCATCCGCGCCAAAGTGCAGCGCGATGGGCGCGACTTCAGCCGTGAGCATGATCCAATACGCTTTGATGTGCGGGAAATTGTCAAGCATGAGGCGGGACACGGCAATGGTTTTGAGATCGTCGACTGCCGAAGTATAGCGATCGACCACGCCGTTGTTGCCCGGCTGATAGGCCAGCGGAATGAAGGTCAGAAACCCGTGCGACTCATCCTGTTGCTCGCGCATTTTGATCAAGTGCATGACGCGCTCCTCCAGCGTTTCGATGTGGCCGTAGAGCATGGTCGCGTTCGTCGGGATGCCCAGCTCGTGCGCCGCACGATGCACTTCGCGCCAGCGCTTTTCACCGATTTTTTGGTTGAACAGCCGCCGCCGCACGCGCTCCGAAAAAACTTCTGCGCCCCCGCCGGGCATGGTGCATAAGCCGGCTTCCTTGAGTTGGCGCAAAACCTCGTGAATTGAGAGCTTGAATTTCTTGGAGAAGAAATCGATCTCGACCGCGGTCCAGGCCTTGATATCGATTTTTGGGAAATTTGCTTTGATTTGCCGCATCATGTCGAGATAGAATTCCCACGGCCAGTCCGGATGCAAGCCGCCGACAATGTGGACTTCATGCAGATCGTGATTGAGCTTGCCAAGAACCTGTTCCATGGTCATGGCATAGGCGCGCTCATCTTTCATCTTCACGGCAAAATCGCAAAATTTGCATGACAGTACGCAGATGTTGGTGGGATTGACCTGGCGATTGACAACGAAGTAAACCGCGTCGCCGCTTTTTTCGCGCTGCACTGCATGCGCCATTTTGCCCAGCGCGAGCAGATCATCGCTTTGCAGCATGGTGACACCGTCTTCCAGCGCAAGGCGCTCGCCGGCTTGGATTTTCTCCCAAATGGGTAGGAGTTTCTTGTCGTGGAATTTGATTTCAGACATGAATGACATGATTGATTCTTCTCTCGTTAATCAATTCAACTGCTATCCGGTATTCTCACTACCGGATACTTTTTCTTTAGCCACGGATAAGCACGGATTCTCACTGATTGTTCTGTATATCTAAGAAAAGTTTCCTTTAAGAAATCTCAGAAATCCGTGTAGATCAGTGGCAAAAAATTTTGTTTCTGAAAATGCCTGCAACAAATTTGAATTCAACATTTTTTGCAGATCAAAACGGCGTTGCTCTCATCGCCAATATTCCTCCCATCTCTTATCGACTTTTTCGCGAATCTCTCCTGGCATGACCAGCGGGCCGGGATAGCCGGGCTTCCAGGTCGCATCGATGCCCATCACCCCGCGATAAATCGGGCTGATGCCGATCAACGACTGTTCGCTGAAGATGACGTCGCGTTCCGCATCAAAGCGCGTGAACACGCCCCAAATGTAGCTCTCTTGAGAGTGCAAATCAACATCTTCGCTCACGGCGGCAATAATTTTTAATCCGCTCAACTCCGGAATTTTGACTAGGCTTTCAACGATCTTCCGGCCTTCACTGGCAACCTTCACCAGCATTAGTGTTTCATCATCAAGGCGGGCTTCTTTAAGCGCGGGATATTCCCGCGGCAACCGCGCCAAAACATTTTCCAGCTTCTCCCTTTCCCCGGTTCTGCCGCTCTCCCCGTGCCCCCGTCTCGCCTTCACCGTCGCATCCAAAATCATTTTGCTGCCGAGATTCATTTTGAAAGAGGTGAAATCCAGCGTGTCGAGCGGCACTTTGGGAATCATCACAAAATCATAATGCGGATCGAAATTCATTTTGATCTCGCGCAAAACCGATTTCCAGTCGCGCACATTCACATGATCGGAAACCAGTACGATGCATTTCGTCAATGAGAGTTGATCCGTGCCCATCAAGCCCAGCGCGGATTTCATCGCTTCTTTCTGATAACGCTGCTCGACGGAAACGACCAGCAAATTGTGAAAGCCGGCCTCATAATAAGCCCACACGCTTTTGATCTCTTTGTGAATCAAGCGCGCCAGCGGGCCGAGAATCTGCTGCGTCGCGTCGCCGATGAATTTATCTTCCATCGGCGGTTTGCCGACCACCGTGCAGGGATAAATCGCTTCACGGCGATGCGTGATTTTTTTGATATGAAAAACCGGGAAATCGGCGGCATGCGAATAATGGCCAAAATGATCGCCGAATGGCCCTTCGAGGCGCGTCTCGTTGAGCGGCACGACTCCTTCGAGAATGAATTCGGCATGCGCCGGCACAGCTATTGATATTGACTTGCCGCGCGTCATCGGTACTGCTGCACTGCGCAGAAATCCCGCGAACATGACTTCATCGATGCCTTCCGGCAACGCCGCAATCGTTGCCAACAACAATGCGGGATCCGTGCCCAGGGCCACGGCAATCTCAAACTCACGATCGAGTTTTTGTGCTTGATAATAGTGAAACCCGCCGCCTTTTTGAATTTGCCAGTGCATGCCGGTGGTGCGTTCATCATAAATTTGCATGCGGTACATGCCGACGTTGCGCTTGCCGTCGCGCGGATCGTAGGTGAATACTTGGCCGAGCGTGATGAAACGGCCGCCGTCCTCCGGCCAGCATTTTTGAATGGGCAAATGCGAGAGCTGCGGTTCGGCAACGACCTGCTGCGAGAGCGCGTTGCTGCCTCGCTTGGGCCGCGCCGCGAGAAAGCGTTTCACCATCGGCCAATGATCGAAGATCAATCTCGGCTTCGGCGGCATCGCCGCTTCCGCGAAATGAATCAACTCCTCGCCAAGCTCGTCAGGATGCTTGCCGAGCGCCAATTCGATGCGGCGCTCGCTCGCGAGCAAATTGATGGCGAGCGGAAATTTTGCGCCTTTGACGTTTTCAAAGAGCAGCGCCGGGCGTTTTTCCAGCAGCGCGCGCACGGCAATTTCCGTGATCTCCAATTCCGGATCGACTTCGGTTTTGACGCGATGCAACTCGCCGAGGGATTCCAGATGGCGGGCAAAATCGCCGAGAGTTTGAAAGGGCATAATGCTGGTCCTGCGCGTTGACTCTTTCCGCCATTGTGTTATCTTTTATCGACAAAATTCAACGGACAGCGGTATTGGCGGGTGGACAAGGGTTATATCATTTGTTGAATTTTTTCCTTGACGCTCATGGGATCGGCCACATCCTCGAAGACCACCTCGATACCTGCGGTTCCGGAGCTGCCAAATTCGATGTTGCCAATGCCCAGCAACCGCTGCAAGAACGTCTGCGTGACGTTGATGCTGCGCACGTCATCGACGCGCACGGATTTGATTTCGCGCGCAATATAGCCATGCCGGCTTTCAATATTTCCGTGCTCCACTGTAAACCGCCATGCAAAATGCCGGTATAACATAATCACGCCGATCACCACAAGCGGTGCGAGAAATAAGTAGAGCGAGGTGCTCAAATTGGCGGTGTCGTGGGAGGTGTAAGCCTCATAAAGCACCGCCAAAATGCCGGCCACAAAAATAAGCGCAATGAACATCGCGCCCCATTGCCGGCGCCAAGCCGGGCGTGTACGGTAGATCATTTGAGTTCCGCTATTCTCGCAGATTTTATTTGTTACAAAGATGCAAAAAAGTCGAGCAACCTGCAAGCTGGAAATCACTCATGCAACGTTAGTGAACTTGTCGAACCCAGGAGGAAGCATATGTTTCAGTTGATTGGCGGGAATCCCTTCGCCGTTGTGATTTTGTTCGCGGTTATCACTGCCGGCGTTTTAATCGCGGCAGAACAAAGCTCGAATCGCCCACGAGCGCGCGAAGCCGGCGTTGAGGTTGGTATTTTGCCCGCCGGGCCATTGAATGCGATTACTGATGTTGCCGGCGTCAAAGTCGGGCATCACACCCTTGGGCAAGGCGACTCGGTTCGCACCGGCGTGACCGTGATCATGCCGCACAGCGGCAACTTCTTTCAAGAAAAAGTTCCGGCCGCGATTTATTGCGGCAACGCCTTCGGCAAGCTGGCAGGCTCCACGCAGGTGGAAGAATTGGGCACGCTGGAAACGCCGATCGCCTTGACCAACACCTTGAGCGTGCCGGTTGCCATGCAAGCGCTGGTGAAATACACGCTCTCGCTGCCCGGGAATGAAGGGGCAATGTCGGTGAACGCCGTTGTTGGCGAGACGAATGACGGCTGGCTGAATGATATTCGCGGCATGCACGTGCAGGAAGAACATGTCTTGCAAGCGCTGCGAACCGCCACGCCTGGCGCAGTGAGCGAAGGTAATGTCGGCGCGGGCGCCGGCACACAATGTTTAGGCTTCAAAGGCGGGATTGGAACTTCCTCACGCAAACTGCCAAAAGATTTCGGAGGTTATACGATTGGCGTGTTGGTGCAATCGAATTTTGGCGGCATCCTCACCATCAACGGTGCGCCGGTAGGCCGCGAGTTGGGCAAATTTTATTTGAGCCAGCGCGTCGCGAAGCCGCAAGATGACGGTTCGTGCATGATCGTGGTTGCGACCGATGCGCCGCTGTCGCCGCGCAATCTCAAGCGGCTGGCGAAGCGCGCGGTGCTGGGACTGGCGCGCACCGGCAGTTTCATGGCCAATGGCAGCGGCGATTATGTCATCGCATTTTCGACCGCCTATCGCATTCCGCATCAACTGCCGGAGGCGCGCACGCAGGTTGTGCCAGAGCTGCACAACGATGCCATGTCGCCGCTGTTTCTCGCGGTGGTGGAAGCAACGGAAGAAGCGGTTTATAATTCGATGTTCACGGCGACAACCGTTTCGGGGAGAGACGGACATGAGCTGGAGGAGTTGCCGATCGAGAAGACGATCAAGATTTTGGAGCAGTATCGCGTTTTGAATATGAAGAAAAGATTGTCGGGGATTGCGGAGGATCATTAATTATCAATTCGCAATGAAACGACTACGGCCGATCAACTCTGAGTATTTCGCGCCACCGCAGCTCGTGGTGATTATACGAATGTTTGCCCAGCGATAAGTGATACGCCAGGTAACTCGTATACCCAAAAGCAATAAACGAAAGCACGAATGCCAGCACAATGGAGGGGGAGACGATATTCTGTGTGAGAATGGGGTATTTCTGCAGGCCGGCGTAAAAAGTCACACAACTAATGGTGAGACAAAGCGCCGCCAGCGTTCCGAAAGTAAACCAGCTTATGATCCAATACGTGTGCGAGAGCAGGATCGCGGCTTTGCCGCGTGCGGGGTCGTCGCGAACTTTTGCGAGCGCGGATTCCCAGCCGATATAGTTTGGAGCGGGATTGGTGCTGCAAATGATCATTTGTTCCAGAACTCTGTAGTACCCGACGATGCGGGTAATGGTCGTCGCCTTATCAAAGAAAATGCACCAGCACGGCAGAATGATAACCAGCGGCGAGAGGAAAATGAGCGAGGCC
This Cytophagia bacterium CHB2 DNA region includes the following protein-coding sequences:
- a CDS encoding PTS sugar transporter subunit IIA codes for the protein MKMDFGVFPVQLSDYLSENLIFLDLDADDKYHAFKTMVARMAKQNVIAEPATFLNEVIARENIEPTCIGRGIALPHTRTLCVKKPIIAFARTNQSISFTQTRNDGVQLIFMMGTPKDEVNQYLQILARLCRLLRRSEFRDKLLTASSPKEILKLFDEFDTPLN
- a CDS encoding MogA/MoaB family molybdenum cofactor biosynthesis protein yields the protein MYKIAVVTLSDRAASGVRADESGRIICDMLAQAGLPVFELTVLADEAAQLVEKLIHLTDDEQADLILTTGGTGLGSRDVTPDATLAVIDQRVPGIEEAMRAASLAKTPYAMLSRAVAGVRGRTLIINLPGSPKGARENLEVVLPVLPHALKLLREGQVRDDEHQFNH
- a CDS encoding ketoacyl-ACP synthase III; translated protein: MIRSRIISTGRYVPEKVMTNDDMTKLVPTSDEWIRERTGIQQRHFVDKEIGVSDLGYEAAKIALDRAGLQPGDIDFIIFATLSPDYMFPGSGCLLQRKLGVPGIGALDVRTQCTGFVYGLSVADAFIRAGQYQRILLVGAEIHSTGLEYNERGRHIAVLFGDGAGAVVLEASENGRGLLSTHLHADGRYAEELWAENPGSRKIPRLYDGILTDGSCFPQMNGREVFKHAITKFPKVILEALEKNQLTLDQVALVIPHQANLRITEAVTERLGLPPEKVFSNIQRYGNTTAASIPIALDEALEQGKIKENDIVVLASFGSGFTWASAAMRW
- a CDS encoding DUF2892 domain-containing protein, translated to MKPNVGSLDKAVRLVLALVFFSLYFVLDGNLRFLSLIGLIPLLTTLVSWCPLYALFGLNTCAVKKVGKA
- the mqnE gene encoding aminofutalosine synthase MqnE, whose translation is MSFMSEIKFHDKKLLPIWEKIQAGERLALEDGVTMLQSDDLLALGKMAHAVQREKSGDAVYFVVNRQVNPTNICVLSCKFCDFAVKMKDERAYAMTMEQVLGKLNHDLHEVHIVGGLHPDWPWEFYLDMMRQIKANFPKIDIKAWTAVEIDFFSKKFKLSIHEVLRQLKEAGLCTMPGGGAEVFSERVRRRLFNQKIGEKRWREVHRAAHELGIPTNATMLYGHIETLEERVMHLIKMREQQDESHGFLTFIPLAYQPGNNGVVDRYTSAVDDLKTIAVSRLMLDNFPHIKAYWIMLTAEVAPIALHFGADDMDGTVGEERIAHAAHATSPVTLAKEHIINLIRSGGKIPVERDILYNPIAVHAPHAIGKIPYLNCVPFYREFEPLRVKQVPMSPNQMGRLAQHKFIEGGPLSLMDYFRVEKDYEMLNYGIAVKDLARSVILYSNFKWRELEGKHIGVTAYTSTSIELLRVILQHKYGVRAQLERLHTVFQAQEAGRFDAALVIGDEALRRAQSGLAGFQHVYDLGHEWHEWTGLPFVFAVWAIQRGIEQQHRTELIAELERAAISADQRHPGLGQTHGKRLGLTQAEVHAYFDGFLYRLGAREHEAIQKFREYLTVHEPNALPIG
- a CDS encoding menaquinone biosynthesis decarboxylase translates to MPFQTLGDFARHLESLGELHRVKTEVDPELEITEIAVRALLEKRPALLFENVKGAKFPLAINLLASERRIELALGKHPDELGEELIHFAEAAMPPKPRLIFDHWPMVKRFLAARPKRGSNALSQQVVAEPQLSHLPIQKCWPEDGGRFITLGQVFTYDPRDGKRNVGMYRMQIYDERTTGMHWQIQKGGGFHYYQAQKLDREFEIAVALGTDPALLLATIAALPEGIDEVMFAGFLRSAAVPMTRGKSISIAVPAHAEFILEGVVPLNETRLEGPFGDHFGHYSHAADFPVFHIKKITHRREAIYPCTVVGKPPMEDKFIGDATQQILGPLARLIHKEIKSVWAYYEAGFHNLLVVSVEQRYQKEAMKSALGLMGTDQLSLTKCIVLVSDHVNVRDWKSVLREIKMNFDPHYDFVMIPKVPLDTLDFTSFKMNLGSKMILDATVKARRGHGESGRTGEREKLENVLARLPREYPALKEARLDDETLMLVKVASEGRKIVESLVKIPELSGLKIIAAVSEDVDLHSQESYIWGVFTRFDAERDVIFSEQSLIGISPIYRGVMGIDATWKPGYPGPLVMPGEIREKVDKRWEEYWR
- a CDS encoding PH domain-containing protein, translating into MIYRTRPAWRRQWGAMFIALIFVAGILAVLYEAYTSHDTANLSTSLYLFLAPLVVIGVIMLYRHFAWRFTVEHGNIESRHGYIAREIKSVRVDDVRSINVTQTFLQRLLGIGNIEFGSSGTAGIEVVFEDVADPMSVKEKIQQMI
- a CDS encoding P1 family peptidase produces the protein MFQLIGGNPFAVVILFAVITAGVLIAAEQSSNRPRAREAGVEVGILPAGPLNAITDVAGVKVGHHTLGQGDSVRTGVTVIMPHSGNFFQEKVPAAIYCGNAFGKLAGSTQVEELGTLETPIALTNTLSVPVAMQALVKYTLSLPGNEGAMSVNAVVGETNDGWLNDIRGMHVQEEHVLQALRTATPGAVSEGNVGAGAGTQCLGFKGGIGTSSRKLPKDFGGYTIGVLVQSNFGGILTINGAPVGRELGKFYLSQRVAKPQDDGSCMIVVATDAPLSPRNLKRLAKRAVLGLARTGSFMANGSGDYVIAFSTAYRIPHQLPEARTQVVPELHNDAMSPLFLAVVEATEEAVYNSMFTATTVSGRDGHELEELPIEKTIKILEQYRVLNMKKRLSGIAEDH